A region from the Ciconia boyciana chromosome 1, ASM3463844v1, whole genome shotgun sequence genome encodes:
- the LOC140646162 gene encoding uncharacterized protein, with amino-acid sequence MSAKCGKGSCIGIKVYIKFGSILQTTSLMCSQKDPEWPWSQVHIKYNGIIGTRAIKENLNLATVVMHGSHVFSRHEWSWDNGWLPLLKGKAGEEIQVGCRMINGSTHEKVTSMIISNISRNPIATKSCVTDEWDCWYNFTLVGPTIVACMWQQQCTGPGLSFRFKIGMIEPDLTTPPDLTSPTPFDTLPYRVRNVPIFTTVSHNDPWDHALSQYSASIGTLQNKRNLNLSTLVMHGNEVYSRVEWSWNDSLHMARLQAIPGQTIQISCRITNGSTYHRLTEIKTVYPDSSSPENYKAKCYKITEPNSDCWYNLTFTKPIIVYCLWGYRGTELLFEFIIDTATSAPVAKDKEPLPPQMSENVSTRPPISLTPFIFNTGPYIIKNTGQQQVLFNPSYSLKRVELAIQTNISAIKPTCSPFLSTSYAGWSTRLHKQTLISPKQ; translated from the coding sequence ATGTCTGCAAAATGCGGCAAGGGGAGTTGTATTGGAATCAAAGTATACATTAAATTTggcagcattttgcagacaaCTTCTTTGATGTGTAGCCAGAAGGACCCAGAATGGCCGTGGTCCCAAGTCCACATTAAATACAATGGAATTATTGGAACACGTGCcatcaaagaaaatttaaacttaGCTACTGTAGTTATGCATGGTTCCCATGTGTTCTCAAGACACGAGTGGAGCTGGGATAACGGATGGCTTCCActcctgaaaggaaaagcaggagaagaaatcCAGGTAGGGTGTAGAATGATCAACGGATCAACCCATGAAAAGGTCACATCCATGATAATATCCAACATTTCCAGAAATCCAATAGCAACAAAGTCTTGTGTCACTGACGAGTGGGATTGTTGGTATAACTTTACTCTGGTGGGACCCACTATTGTGGCTTGTATGTGGCAACAACAGTGTACAGGGCCAGGGCTGTCATTCCGTTTCAAAATAGGTATGATTGAACCTGATCTAACTACACCACCTGACCTAACCTCACCCACTCCATTTGACACACTACCATATAGAGTTAGGAATGTACCCATTTTCACCACGGTATCTCACAATGACCCTTGGGACCATGCGCTGTCACAATACAGTGCAAGCATTGGAACactacaaaacaaaaggaacttAAATCTCTCCACTCTAGTCATGCATGGAAATGAAGTATACTCAAGAGTTGAATGGAGTTGGAATGACTCTCTTCACATGGCTAGACTTCAAGCCATTCCAGGACAGACAATACAAATTAGCTGCCGAATAACTAATGGATCTACTTACCATAGGctgactgaaattaaaacagtttatCCAGACTCTTCCAGCCCAGAAAATTATAAGGCCAAGTGTTACAAAATAACTGAACCAAATTCAGATTGCTGGTACAATCTTACCTTTACCAAACCTATAATTGTGTACTGTCTTTGGGGTTACAGAGGCACCGAATTACTATTTGAATTCATCATTGATACAGCAACATCTGCACCCGTTGCAAAGGATAAGGAACCTCTGCCCCCacaaatgtctgaaaatgtaTCAACTCGGCCTCCCATTAGTCTAACTCCTTTCATCTTCAACACAGGCccttacataattaaaaatacaggtcaGCAACAAGTGCTGTTTAATCCATCATACTCCCTCAAACGGGTGGAATTAGCAATACAGACTAATATCTCTGCAATTAAACCTACTTGTTCACCATTCCTGAGTACATCTTACGCAGGATGGTCAACACGGTTACATAAACAGACTCTCATCTctccaaaacaataa
- the MITD1 gene encoding MIT domain-containing protein 1 isoform X2, whose amino-acid sequence MSRAGRDGSAALERAGAETVKRAVELDLASRFQESLVCYQEGIDLLLQVVKATKDEAKKHRYRQKISEYMTRAEDIKKHIEKEKEDGKYHKQIRIEENATGFSYEKLFQEYLTEIVSEVWVEDPYIRQVHQLYNFLRFCEMLVKGPCKVKTIHLLTSYDEGSGRSQQISGLEEIRQSLRNYGVTLNTAFSSSVHDREIRFNNGWMIKIGRGLDYFKKPQSRFSIGYCDFDLRPCHETTVDVFHTKHTKKM is encoded by the exons ATGTCGCGGGCGGGGCGCGATGGCAGCGCCGCGCTGGAGCGTGCCGGGGCGGAGACGGTGAAGCGGGCGGTGGAGCTGGACCTGGCGTCTCGGTTCCAGGAGTCGCTGGTGTGCTACCAGGAGGGCATCGACCTCCTGCTGCAGGTGGTGAAAG CCACGAAAGATGAGGCAAAAAAGCACCGTTACCGGCAGAAAATATCCGAGTACATGACCAGAgctgaagacattaaaaaacacattgaaaaagagaaagaag ATGGCAAATACCATAAGCAAATCAGGATAGAGGAAAATGCAACAGGTTTCAGCTACGAAAAGCTTTTCCAAGAGTACCTTACTGAGATTGTTTCTGAAGTTTGGGTGGAGGACCCATACATTAGGCAAGTTCATCAG TTGTATAACTTCCTACGATTCTGCGAGATGCTAGTTAAGGGGCCGTGCAAAGTGAAAACAATCCACCTCCTCACATCCTATGATGAA GGTAGTGGGAGGAGTCAGCAGATAAGTGGCTTGGAAGAAATACGACAGTCACTGAGGAATTATGGAGTAACACTGAATACTGCATTTTCATCTTCAGTACATGATCGAGAAATTAG attcaACAATGGATGGATGATTAAGATTGGAAGGGGTCTTGATTATTTTAAGAAACCACAG AGTCGTTTCAGCATTGGATACTGTGACTTTGACTTGCGACCTTGTCATGAAACAACAGTGGATGTCTTTCATACtaaacatacaaagaaaatgtga
- the MITD1 gene encoding MIT domain-containing protein 1 isoform X1: MTRAEDIKKHIEKEKEDGKYHKQIRIEENATGFSYEKLFQEYLTEIVSEVWVEDPYIRQVHQLYNFLRFCEMLVKGPCKVKTIHLLTSYDEGSGRSQQISGLEEIRQSLRNYGVTLNTAFSSSVHDREIRFNNGWMIKIGRGLDYFKKPQSRFSIGYCDFDLRPCHETTVDVFHTKHTKKM, translated from the exons ATGACCAGAgctgaagacattaaaaaacacattgaaaaagagaaagaag ATGGCAAATACCATAAGCAAATCAGGATAGAGGAAAATGCAACAGGTTTCAGCTACGAAAAGCTTTTCCAAGAGTACCTTACTGAGATTGTTTCTGAAGTTTGGGTGGAGGACCCATACATTAGGCAAGTTCATCAG TTGTATAACTTCCTACGATTCTGCGAGATGCTAGTTAAGGGGCCGTGCAAAGTGAAAACAATCCACCTCCTCACATCCTATGATGAA GGTAGTGGGAGGAGTCAGCAGATAAGTGGCTTGGAAGAAATACGACAGTCACTGAGGAATTATGGAGTAACACTGAATACTGCATTTTCATCTTCAGTACATGATCGAGAAATTAG attcaACAATGGATGGATGATTAAGATTGGAAGGGGTCTTGATTATTTTAAGAAACCACAG AGTCGTTTCAGCATTGGATACTGTGACTTTGACTTGCGACCTTGTCATGAAACAACAGTGGATGTCTTTCATACtaaacatacaaagaaaatgtga
- the MITD1 gene encoding MIT domain-containing protein 1 isoform X3 translates to MSRAGRDGSAALERAGAETVKRAVELDLASRFQESLVCYQEGIDLLLQVVKATKDEAKKHRYRQKISEYMTRAEDIKKHIEKEKEDGKYHKQIRIEENATGFSYEKLFQEYLTEIVSEVWVEDPYIRQVHQGSGRSQQISGLEEIRQSLRNYGVTLNTAFSSSVHDREIRFNNGWMIKIGRGLDYFKKPQSRFSIGYCDFDLRPCHETTVDVFHTKHTKKM, encoded by the exons ATGTCGCGGGCGGGGCGCGATGGCAGCGCCGCGCTGGAGCGTGCCGGGGCGGAGACGGTGAAGCGGGCGGTGGAGCTGGACCTGGCGTCTCGGTTCCAGGAGTCGCTGGTGTGCTACCAGGAGGGCATCGACCTCCTGCTGCAGGTGGTGAAAG CCACGAAAGATGAGGCAAAAAAGCACCGTTACCGGCAGAAAATATCCGAGTACATGACCAGAgctgaagacattaaaaaacacattgaaaaagagaaagaag ATGGCAAATACCATAAGCAAATCAGGATAGAGGAAAATGCAACAGGTTTCAGCTACGAAAAGCTTTTCCAAGAGTACCTTACTGAGATTGTTTCTGAAGTTTGGGTGGAGGACCCATACATTAGGCAAGTTCATCAG GGTAGTGGGAGGAGTCAGCAGATAAGTGGCTTGGAAGAAATACGACAGTCACTGAGGAATTATGGAGTAACACTGAATACTGCATTTTCATCTTCAGTACATGATCGAGAAATTAG attcaACAATGGATGGATGATTAAGATTGGAAGGGGTCTTGATTATTTTAAGAAACCACAG AGTCGTTTCAGCATTGGATACTGTGACTTTGACTTGCGACCTTGTCATGAAACAACAGTGGATGTCTTTCATACtaaacatacaaagaaaatgtga
- the LIPT1 gene encoding lipoyl amidotransferase LIPT1, mitochondrial, which yields MLSTHQGLNGIIRFRRRNMPAGCALATFSFASSSVPSIHCPVIKNMVLQSSLKNCLQLSCVLRTPKAGFRSTTSGGLIIQSVSNDVYQNLAVEDWIHDHMNLENRQVLFFWRNSPAVVIGRHQNPWQECNLRLLRQKNIKLARRRSGGGTVYHDLGNINLTFFTTRKKYERMENLKVVVKALKALRPQLDVHVTDRYDILLGRQYKISGTAAKLGRTTAYHHCTLLCNADKFVLSSVLKSPYKGLKSNATPSVPASVKNLFEEDPSLTCEMLLDAIAEEYAKQHHIDHHITLINPADEAVLPGINNKTKELQTWEWVYGKTPKFSVSTCFNMVYKDSVLDVKVDMDVKHGRIEVCDIDLPEQWLPPALCSELVKSLTGSKFCPNETTTLATTLLRVCPQDDELHSRWNLLCENMIMLM from the exons ATGTTAAGCACACATCAGGGTTTGAACGGCATCATTCGCTTCAGGAGGAGAAACATGCCTG CAGGTTGTGCACTTGCCACATTCAGCTTTGCCAGCTCAAGCGTTCCTTCCATCCACTGTCCAGTTATTAAAAACATGGTACTCCAGTCATCATTAAAGAACTGCCTTCAGCTATCCTGCGTCCTCAGGACTCCAAAAGCTGGCTTCAGAAGCACAACTAGTGGAGGCCTCATTATTCAGTCTGTTTCTAATGATGTTTACCAAAATCTAGCTGTGGAAGACTGGATCCATGACCACATGAATTTAGAGAATCGACAGGtccttttcttttggagaaATTCCCCTGCTGTGGTAATAGGGAGACATCAGAATCCCTGGCAGGAATGCAACCTCAGGCTATTGaggcaaaaaaatataaaactagcCAGGAGAAGAAGTGGAGGAGGGACAGTTTACCATGACTTAGGCAATATCAATTTGACTTTCTTtacaaccagaaaaaaatatgaacgAATGGAAAACCTGAAGGTAGTTGTGAAGGCACTGAAAGCCTTGCGCCCCCAGTTAGATGTGCATGTCACTGACAGATATGACATCTTGCTAGGTAGGCAGTACAAAATCTCAGGTACTGCTGCAAAGCTGGGAAGGACAACTGCTTATCACCACTGTACTTTACTCTGCAATGCAGATAAGTTTGTTTTATCTTCTGTGTTAAAGAGTCCTTATAAAGGGCTAAAAAGTAATGCCACTCCTAGTGTGCCTGCCTCAgtgaaaaatctctttgaagAGGATCCTAGTTTAACTTGTGAGATGCTCCTGGATGCCATTGCTGAAGAATATGCTAAGCAACACCACATAGATCATCACATCACCTTAATCAATCCAGCTGATGAGGCTGTGCTTCCTGgaattaataataaaactaaAGAACTACAAACCTGGGAATGGGTGTATGGGAAGACACCGAAGTTCAGCGTTAGCACTTGTTTTAACATGGTCTATAAAGATTCTGTTCTTGATGTTAAAGTAGATATGGATGTAAAGCATGGAAGGATTGAAGTCTGTGACATTGATCTGCCGGAGCAGTGGCTGCCACCAGCGCTGTGCAGTGAACTGGTGAAGAGCCTTACTGGCAGTAAGTTTTGCCCAAATGAAACCACTACACTAGCAACGACGTTACTAAGAGTGTGTCCACAAGATGATGAGTTGCACAGCAGGTGGAATCTGCTGTGTGAGAATATGATAATGTTAATGTga
- the MRPL30 gene encoding large ribosomal subunit protein uL30m, protein MAAATGRAGLGHAAAWKMLGKRMEGMASAAWVRCLFTRSRIPDSVFQPRPGDHEKYGGDPEQPHKIHVVTRIKSVVGRPYWEKKIIHDLGLDKAHQARLHKNIPSVNSRLKVIKHLIRIQPLKLPYGLPTEEEMSDTFLTSKGELVIKRHLKPVEQKEIKS, encoded by the exons ATGGCGGCCGCGACGGGCCGGGCCGGCTTGGGGCACGCAGCCGCTTGGAAG ATGCTGGggaagaggatggaggggatggCGTCCGCAGCATGGGTTCGTTGTCTCTTTACCAGGTCGAGAATTCCAGACTCG GTATTTCAGCCACGGCCTGGAGATCATGAAAAGTATGGAGGTGACCCTGAGCAGCCCCACAAAATCCATGTTGTTACTAGAATAAAAAGTGTAGTTGGTCGCCCATATTGGGAAAAGAAGATAATACATGATCTTGGACTGGATAAA GCACATCAGGCAAGACTGCACAAAAATATCCCTTCTGTGAATTCCAGACTGAAAGTTATTAAACATCTGATAAG AATACAGCCACTGAAACTACCTTACGGATTGccaacagaagaggaaatgtcAGACACCTTTCTTACAAGCAAGGGAGAGCTTGTCATTAAACGGCATCTGAAACCTGtggagcagaaagaaattaagtcaTAA